The genomic stretch TACTGTGTAGACAGGAAGTGAAAAAATATGTGCGATAGATATGAATACCTGGTGTAAAGGTCATAGAGGTTCTTGAGGTACTGTTCTACATCAGAGTGTCGAGTCTCATCCAGTTTTTCCTTAACGTGGGCCTGCAGACACAAATGTGTCAAATGTAACATGACAAATAAGGCATGTCTACATAAAACTAACCAAATGAGAATTAATAGAAATACCTgtaatttgttttcaaagatGTTCTGGATGAGTTTGGCCATAACAGTCTCTGGGCTGCTGAAGACCTCGCCCACCTGCTTGTTGACCCTCTGGCAGAGGACCGCAGTGTCCTCAAACACATCATTCCTCAGGTAGGCCCCCTATGGAGACAGACAAAGGGTTAACCAGGAGTCTGTGGATAATACTGACCAACAAACAAGTGGAATATTATGTATAACTTTTTACACTCACTTCCTGACACTGCTTGATATAAACATCCACACAGTGTGCATAGCCCTTGAACCAAAAGATACAGAAGTTACTTTTCTGCAAGATTACATCACTTAAGGGCAGATCCAAAGCAACATTTAAAGacgaaaaagaagaaaacttgCATGTTGGTATAATTAGTATAACATGTATGAAGCGAGTGACTATCCCAATTATCAAAGACTGATGGTTAAATGTGGACTAAAAATCAAACGTAGACATCAAAAATGATTTATCAAATATGATTCTTCCAGGTCACCTTGAAATGTAATAGAACCGCTGCCACCTCCCGCATACGTCCAATCTCACCCCTGCGCTGGGCAGCTGTGAACTCCTGGATTAACTGTCGCTCCAGGTCATGGTACTTACCTGggtagtaacacaaaaaaacacaaacaaagacaaaaccaTATTATCATTTGTAGCTAACTTCTAGTGTGTTTATAATAGGGTAATGATTAGTTTTTTATAAACTTACTTGCAATTTTTGCCTTGACATCTGCAAATCTGTCAGAGGAAAAGATCATTAATCTTCAAGGAGACGATTACACATTATATCccaatatacattttaaaaagtaaatgtgtgtttaatttCTAGAAACATATTATGATACTGAATTAAAATACTATAATACTCAATATATCCTGCAGTGGGTTTACACTGTGAGGAGTAGTCTACATCACTAATACACCACCTTTCCCTTGTTTGACAGTGCTCCTGTCTAAAGCTGCCTCCAGGATGCCTGACTCACCTGTCGAATGGCAGCTCCTGGGCAATGAGATGCAGCTTCTGAATTATATCAGCAGCCTCCTTAATctgaaggagagacagaaagagtgagtgtgagagagagagcaaaagtCAGGTGAGTGAGGCAAAAAGAGCACGACAGGACCATGAGAGGGGACATCTAGACAGAAAGCTGGCAGGCCGCCGGCGGTGTCTCCACTTGGGGATCATCATTTTAGAGCTgccctcctccacctccccatGTTGAACAGGGAGCTGATAACAGACAGGCTACGCTCACCTGGGCATTGGCAGCAGCAACGGCAGCAGTCCTGACTTAGCAGCACATCCAACTCTATACTGGCATGCCTTTTATGAATGGGCTGTAATCCCACAGGAGTCTAAATCGCCTTCAATAATCTGTCCGGCCAGGGATATCTGTCTTAAAAAAGGGGGCCCTGTCGACAACCCCCCTCCCCTCGCCCCTCCTGACATACACACTGGCTGAAAAAGCCTCAGACCTACGAAAGGCCCGCCGTCCGCAACTCCTCTGTTCCCGCAGATGCCTGCCTCAGCTAACATCATTACTCTGCTCCCGTGAGGAGGATCCAGCCTTTCTGCTCGGCGAAGGTTTTCTAAGTATCTGTCCCCCAGCTAAGATTAGCTAAATCCCATGTAAGTAATGTAGCCGTCTCCCTGCAGTCAGGGTTTAGCAGCACTTGTCTCCACGCTGGCGGCCCAGCCCTCCCTTTCAGAAGGATTAGCAAAGCCATCCCCCTTCAGCTATTCACTTGCAGCTTTCCTCTTTTCCCCTTGTCTGGAGGTATGCTCAGGAAAAGGAATCTGGCCAGATATTTCTGCATGCCTTTCCTGAAAACTAGCTCCATCTCCAGCTCTCGTCTCTGGGATTGACCCCCAGACACGCTGCTCTGCATCCACTAATGATGTTGCTACTAACAGGAATTAATCTAAAGCATCCCAATTTCACTACTGTAACTAAGAAAACGGCAAAATATAACTTTCAGGGGTCACTTGTCTAACATCAACATGGTCCCTGTGTCAGCAGGAACTAAGTAAAAGTGTGCATCTCATCTTCCTGCATGCATGTTATTACCACCCTTACATGTACCATAATGCCACAAGCTCTATGCTGCTGTAACGCAACACAAAGCTGAGGACCAACCAAATTTTCACTCCCAGAGAACTTTCTGTAAATGCAATTAGGGTTGACATGAGCATGTTGACATCCATGCTAGTCAATCAACCAGCTATTGTCAGACAGCAAATGACAGTTTATTAATCCAAATTAGCCGAGGGATCCAACTAAAGGGATGAGTTTGACAAATTAATATGGATGGTTTACCTCATAATCCTGTTCATTCTCACCTCCAGCAGTGTCACAGCGGGGGTCCTCGTCAAtggtcacatacacacacacacctccactaGAGTGAATGGAAGGACCGTATGCAGAATGCTCACCTTGTCTGGGTTATTGAAGACGTCACTGCGTAGGTCTCCATCCAAGAACTCGTTGAAGTAGGTCATCAGACGCTGAGCTTCCACAGCCCTCTGCCGTGGCGTGTTTACCCCCTCCAGCTGGTCGCCCAGGTGACAAACCTTGGTTGCCACATAGCTGATATGCTCATCAAGCTCCTGGAAATGCTGAAAGGCCACCTGAATTGACAAATAGCAGAGGAAATGTAATGAAAAGAAGCAAAAATAACTTAAAAGTTTAAAGACATTCAGATGGGTGTGAATCGCTGCTTGACCATACAACACACCTGGTTGCTTCTCTGCAAGTCTTGAACTTTGTGGGCAAATTCCTTGGCCTCGCGGTGACACTGATGCTCAAGCTTCTCCACCCGCCGCTGGatcttctcatccaactgcTTCAGCTCTTCTATGTGGTTCTCAAATTCTTCCAACagcctataaaaaaaaaaaaaaaaataaaaaacagagaaaagaaagactGTAGATCTTCACAGTGGTTTAATCAGCATACACtacaagtaaaacaaaaacaaaatgctctTACTCTGGAGGCCTAATTGGGTACCACAAGGTTAACTCTGTCCCACTGACCTCGCTGTTATAGTTACAGAATAGTGCCGGAGGCTTAATTCCTGGGTCCCCAGACTTAAGAAGCTCTGAAAACTAGCAACTTCGTCAGCTGCATTTTAAGTGCCATCACGACTGCAGAGCAAATGTTCTAAGTCAGCACCACATTTCACAGAGTAGGAAACATCCCAAAATGATGAGTGTATAATCTCTTGACTAATTCCCTCAGCACTGGCTACAGCTTAAAGACATCTCCCATCCCTTCCCAATAGACACTCATTCCCTGGCTGGTGACTCACAGTATGGTGGCCTCCACAGATATGTTGTCTCTGACTCTTCGCTAAGAGCTTCCGAGGAGGTGGTGGCAACGGTTTTGTGGAGGAAGTAGATAAGGCAGGATGGATCCACAGTATAGTTAAACTGTTATGGCGTTTTTGCTTACAAGAAATAACTCGGTCCCCAAGTGTAAACATAACAAACAAGCAGTGAAAATACCATGAAACAAAATCTTAAACATAgatatttgctttttttccccaacccAACCATCAAAAACACTAACTTAGTATAGAAGAGACCAATATGAGCTTTAGTAAGTGCAGGAGGACGAACTCAGTTTTACTCTGAGTATTTAGCAAGTTGATATGGACaactgcaaataaataaatcttaatttattttaaaagactttcaacttaaaaaaaaccccATCTAATTACACATCTTATTATGTTTGGAAAGCTGAAACCAAAAGTGTACTCTTAACCCCTTTAAAATTTGCCAAGAAGTGCAGACAAGGCTGTAGTTAGAGCAAAAAAGGCTTTGGCAGGCTGTGGTAAAGACCATTATATATGTGAATAGAGATGGGTATTTTCTGGTTTATTAGCATGACTTAACCTGATAGAGGAAGAATATTTTATTGTCAACATCTATTCAACTTTATTGATAAGACAGTAATAAATCATACCAATTATCGCTCTGTTGTACATTGGGATTGTGTAAAAACATTGgtgcattgtttttaaattaatatgagacagcaaaaatgtatttagtaaCTAGGTGAGACATTGGCAATGATTTTCACCGAAATTGTCACCAAAGTTAAGGGTTAAAACCTAGACACTGAATTTAGCTTACGATTCGCAGTCTTCGATTCGACAGTTAAGGTTAAGGGAAACACCTTACATTGCTGAGCGACTGATCCTTCTTTTTTGCACCTCTTACTGTTGGGAAAGCCTGTTAGATATTTTAGGTAAAGCATTAAAGCTGTCTGAAACCGACTTTAAAGATTTGTGAAAGgtttattctatttgtgaaaatgcaataaaaagggagatttcacagtttttttcacatgaagCCCAGTTTGAAAACCACTATACCTAGACCTGTCAAATCAGGACTACATTATCACAGAGAGGCTAAAGATTATTTAAAACACAGTTTCGGATTTGagaaagctttattctatttgtgaaaatgcagtAAAGGGAGATTTCACATCAAGCCCACACTGGACCaggttaaagtaaaaaaaaaaacactctacCTAGACTTGTTAAATCAGGACTACATTATCCCAGAGAGGCTAAAGATTCTTTAAAACATATATTCTACAGAGTTACTGACTGATGTTCAGGGAAAGGAAGAGGTGTACAATAAATGTGAATGAAAAACGCCAACAGTACCTTTTAGGGTCAAATGCCTCAGCTCCTCCTTTGGAGCCTCCTCCAGGTGTCCTCCATGCCAACCTTTCGATGTACTCATCTGCATCAAAGGGCTCCTGAGGGTGAGAGGAAGTGATGAGTGTACTGGtcattaccacacacacaaaaaacagcaaaactCCAGCTATTATATAGAAGAATAGACTTAACCTAACGTTACTACACACTGCAcgttttacagcattttttttattttttacttactGCACACTAACGTCTAACGAACAGTCAATAACATTAATCAGAATAACAATAAACTATATGCGTCCCTATTCTTTCTATCTTACGACAGCTGTGTGGGTAATTGTTAGCTAATCATCTATAACGTTACACACTCAGGAGAAATGAGCCAGTACCGTTAAGCTACCGTTAATGATAGTTAGCAACCAAACGTTAGCTAGCCTGACAGCTAACACAGCTCTCCGGTGCAGCAGTCATTTTACCTCGAACAGCTGAGCAGTTGTCGCCATGTTCAAGATTCAGCTGGCGGCGTAGTGAAATGCAATTTAGAGGAAGGAGCTCAGAGTCGGTAATACCACCGACTTCCACATGGATTTGCTGATTTCGTACAGTTTTGCCCTTTGTTGACAGCTAGCTGGTTAGCAGTCCAGCTTCCTGTATGGGTGGAGAAGGGTGGGAATAACTGCTTACAAGTGCGCAAGCGCTAATGTCGTGTGATTGGTGGTTATTGTCACATGAGACAGCAGCAGGAAGTAAGTTGCTGCGTTAATCAAATTCATACagtgttctcttaatacatccatgatacAGTGAGCAATATCTCTGAACTCCACGATAAGATGCGAATATTAATATTGAAGTCACAGAATAGTCTGTAAATTGAAGACATCAGTGCAGCCGGACAAATGAGTGTGCGTGCTTTGTGGATTATTTCTCACGAGAATAAGGGAGAAAATGTGTCAATACGCTTTACAAGGTATGTTATATGAGTTATATTGGCTCTAATAttccacttcctgtttacaATAATGTAGAAGGCCTAGCAGCGCTCTAATGTCGTAAAATCTCTGCTGTATGCAGTGTTTTGTAATGTGTTTCTTGTGTCTCCCACCCACAGGAGGTTTGCTACTGTGGAGCACCGTGCAAAGATCCTGGCAGGTTCCTCATATAGAGCAGTCCCAGAAGACAACACTGTGCTGCAGCTCCTGCTCACTGAGTTGGGGCTTTCAGAGTCAGACAAATCCTATGTAGCTCTCAGAGATGATTGCCTTCATCGTCAGCGACTACCAGCCCTGGAGCTGCGGGTAGATGGTCCTGGAAAGGGATTTCTTTGGCCAGTGTTGGTCATCTCCCACGGGCCTCTTACCCTAGCTTGCCTGCCTTTAGTGGATGTCCCTGCAGAGCCACGGCCACCCCTTGCCAGCCTGCTGTCTGTCTCCCAGGGCCTCACACTCTTGGCAGGTCTGCAGACTTTTCTCCTCGGCTCAGGGGGTAAGCCTGATAGCGAGGGGCTGGCCTCTCGCCTGGCGATGCTGCCCTCTGTACTCTTGCAGGTTTGTCCACTTGGCACACCCCTGGATGTTCCACTACTGGGGGCACCTGCTACACCCACAGTGCCCACTCCTGCGGGGAACCAGAAGCAGCCAGCCTGGAAGACGGGGCTCCACCGCGGTCGAGCTGTGGTGAACGTAGCACTGATAGAAACAGTGCGCTCCATGCAGTATGGTAACCGGAGCAGACAGGACCTGTGGGATGTTTATGGCACTGTGACATGCAAAGTAATGGCACAGGTGTAAAGGAAAGCAAACAatgttttaagtttttttttgcctgtttCCATTATTTTTCTAAGTTCTACTTTTTTGTCCTTCTGTCAACAGTGTGAAGTGGAAGGGGTGCTCCCAAATGTAACAGTGACCCTCACACTGCCACCAAATGGTTCTCCACTACAGGACATCCTGGTCCATCCTTGTGTCACCTCACTGGATTCTAGTATCCTGACTGCCAGCAGTGTGGATAACTGTGATGGCTCAGCTTTCTCTGGGCCATATAaattccccttctctcctcctctggagCCTTTCAGACTATGCAGCTATACATCTCAGGTATAAAACATATATACTAACATATTTCTAATCTTACACATTAGTGCTAATGTCTCAAGTGATTCCTGCGATTTTTCATTAGGTCCCCGTTCCACCTATCCTTGGTTCGTATCAACTGAGGGAAGAAGAGAACCAGCTGCGTGTGTCAGTAACCCTTAAACTTCATGAGAGTGTGAAGAACAGCTTTGAATACTGTGAAGCACACCTGCCATTCTTTAACAGGTACGCAGCACAAGGTGTAATCTTTTAGATCAGAGCACCTGTCAGTGTTTGTTTCCTGTAGAGCAAAGAGGTTTAATGCCTCACAGTCCATGCTGATATCCGATCCAAAATCAAGGTAATTTACAGATTAGTTTTAGTGTTTACAATATTAAGAAAACTATTTTATGACAAACTAAACAACACCATTCTGTTTTAGAGCCTGATAATTATAAATTCATGTAGTTGGATTAACCAATCTAATTAAACGAAGgtgaaaaatatacatttttattaactgATGTTTGCTAGATATGCTGGCAAACTAATGTCAAACTAATTCCAGCTGGCAATCAAGTAAAAGCATcaaatgactacgtttacaagctgtcaattttcgggttatagtcgggttaaggtcactattcgggtttctgaaacattcggaataacccgtttacatgcgtgagcagagagagttactcctgtatacatggaatttgtaatcaattggcaatatcccgacgtatcCCCTCGAGATATGTGTAtatctggacgtagcctacggacaaccttaagacgcaataacttttcggtcaccttcttataaatctcactatctcggtactttctgccgtcaacaaaagacattatattcatggttttcactagcctgacgtggtcatactcagattctagtcagaatatgaacttcccgacctcgaattttgtgggcggggctaagttcggctggcatccaggctaggttttcaccacactaataaagaaattggtttcctcctcgcaccaaaaagtgtggtgctgtgctgcgtctcgccatgtttacttcttgtttacttccggtatactgcgtgcaggttttctgcattgacatatatataactatattattatagtatataattattattataactatgttttctggcgcatacaagaagttcctctactcaaaagaccaagattccttgcgaatagaacatgcgcagaacacaaatcaatgttccttttgatggggatatgccgatacgcgtttacatgaccaaaatttcgggttagaaaaggggtaacccaggtagcatattcgggtttttaaaaacccgaatatgagcatattcgggtttttgccggtgtttacatggccgtgcgcgaccgggttattgctaatattccggttttgaacgggttattggctgcatgtaaacgtagtcaataaTTCAACTGTTcaattatatttataattaCGGTAATTATAAACACCACTTATTACACTAGTGACCTATTGATTTGATCTGttgctgaaaacattttcttcCATTATTTATAACAGTTTATCTCTTTTATTATAACTTTAGTTATTTCTTTCACATGGGGCTTTTGTAAAATGGAACAGAGCCATCTTCCATCCATATATAAACACCTGCACTGGTCTCATCACAGTGCACTAAATAACTTGCCTTAGCTAAATAAATGAGTCCTCCAACATCCAAGTCATAGTAACTTAGTAACCTAATCCACAAGTCTCAAACTCTTCtcgcagcatggtggcccaatggttagcactgtggtctcacagcaagaaggttctgggtttgagTCCAGGTCGTCCgagcctttctgtgtggagtttgcatgttctccccatgtttgcgtgggtttcctctgggtgctctggtttcccccaccatcaaaaaacatgtactgttatgtaatatataatacatgttttcatgtctcagatctggagttggtccctggccactgtaaatggctgcccactgctcccttgagggatgggttaaatgcagagaattaattttgccacatgtatgtgtgtgtaacaataaagtacctttacctccATTATGTACAACCATATGATAAAATACTCCTCAACACAATTTGCAAAAACATCCCATGTTTCACTAAAAACCCTTAAACGCATCTATTTTATCAGTAGACCATTCTGCTCTCCAGTTCATACATTAAATACACTTACAGTACACTGTCGCTGTGGGTTTTCTTGTAGAGCAGCATGGATAAAACTCTCCTGTGTCAAATCTGTTTTCATAAGTTGCCTCCCCTTTGCTTGAAGTGGTTGAACTCAACCACTTTAATCAGTATGTTTGCACCAACATCTGCATGTCGGCTCTGCGTCTTGTGCAGGGATCAGATGGGTGTTGTGGATGTAAAGGTGAGCGCCGGACAACTGGACGTTTCAAAGGAGAAGAACCTGTTGGTCTGGGGCCTGGGTAAGCACTCTGCTCCTGAGAATCAGTGTTTAAAAAATCACTTTAAAGCtgtatatttgaaaaataaactaaTGAGTAGTTTTGTCCTCACTCATATTTAGGACAAAAGTTCCCTAAATGTCGTGAGGTCACAATGGAGGGCAAGATCAGCTTTTCTGGGCCGACACCAGGACCTACTGACCCCCTCTGCACAGAACTTACAGCCTATATCAAAGTAAGTGAATATGTGTGGTAATAAtcagtttgtttatttatagctACAGCATGTTGCAGCAATTATTAAATgcataggtctggcaatgcaagactattaAACGGCTAATGATAATGTCAAATGTATAAGGGATCCATTAATATATAATCATTAATTTGCAAAGTGATGAACACTTCAAACGTTATCTTCACAGTTGTATTTCAAAGTGCCTGACATGACGCTCTCTGGGTGCTGTGTGGACCAGCATTCAGTGCAGGTTTATTCCTCTGCCA from Perca fluviatilis chromosome 20, GENO_Pfluv_1.0, whole genome shotgun sequence encodes the following:
- the ap5m1 gene encoding AP-5 complex subunit mu-1, which produces MSVRALWIISHENKGENVSIRFTRRFATVEHRAKILAGSSYRAVPEDNTVLQLLLTELGLSESDKSYVALRDDCLHRQRLPALELRVDGPGKGFLWPVLVISHGPLTLACLPLVDVPAEPRPPLASLLSVSQGLTLLAGLQTFLLGSGGKPDSEGLASRLAMLPSVLLQVCPLGTPLDVPLLGAPATPTVPTPAGNQKQPAWKTGLHRGRAVVNVALIETVRSMQYGNRSRQDLWDVYGTVTCKCEVEGVLPNVTVTLTLPPNGSPLQDILVHPCVTSLDSSILTASSVDNCDGSAFSGPYKFPFSPPLEPFRLCSYTSQVPVPPILGSYQLREEENQLRVSVTLKLHESVKNSFEYCEAHLPFFNRDQMGVVDVKVSAGQLDVSKEKNLLVWGLGQKFPKCREVTMEGKISFSGPTPGPTDPLCTELTAYIKLYFKVPDMTLSGCCVDQHSVQVYSSAKPRIVTSRELQSKEYFIWNSTGTAPVASGQMML